In a genomic window of Allomeiothermus silvanus DSM 9946:
- a CDS encoding MFS transporter, whose product MNASRRVGPSGKATLPRSLAAARLAVYATFFVCGLVFAAWVSRIPAIKEKLGLDAAELGLVLFGAPMGLMVALPVTGWAISRRGSHRVVTVAALSNCLVLPFLALAPSGVTLFVALFLFGFTQAALDISMNAQAVEVEQRYARPIMSSFHALFSLGGLVGAALGGVAAGLEVGPLPFFTLMTLFALGVMLGAIRWLIPTPGEPAGARFAWPRGVLLGLGLILFCTGLGEGAVADWSAVFMKQNLGSSEALAALAFSAFSVAMVIGRLGGDALNHRFGPVGLARAGGLLAAAGLGLAVGSSAPWIALLGFVLVGFGYCTLFPLVFSAAGNVPGVHPGMALASVATLGYTGFLVGPPLIGLVAEATSLPASLGMVAALALLVTALAGLLGTAR is encoded by the coding sequence GTGAACGCCTCAAGACGTGTCGGCCCTTCGGGCAAAGCAACGCTTCCCCGCTCCCTTGCGGCGGCCCGCTTAGCCGTATACGCTACTTTTTTCGTCTGCGGTTTGGTGTTTGCGGCCTGGGTGTCGCGGATTCCCGCCATCAAGGAAAAGCTGGGTTTGGACGCCGCTGAGCTGGGGCTGGTGCTTTTTGGGGCGCCGATGGGGTTGATGGTGGCCTTGCCCGTCACCGGCTGGGCCATCTCCAGGCGGGGCAGCCATCGGGTAGTGACCGTGGCGGCCCTCTCGAACTGCCTGGTCTTGCCCTTCCTAGCCTTGGCCCCCAGCGGGGTTACCCTTTTTGTGGCGCTATTCCTTTTTGGCTTCACCCAGGCTGCTTTGGATATCAGCATGAACGCCCAGGCCGTGGAGGTGGAACAGCGCTACGCACGCCCGATTATGTCCAGTTTTCATGCCCTTTTCAGCCTGGGCGGGCTGGTGGGGGCGGCCCTGGGTGGGGTGGCAGCGGGGCTCGAGGTCGGGCCGTTGCCCTTCTTCACCTTGATGACCCTGTTCGCGTTGGGGGTGATGCTGGGGGCGATCCGCTGGCTAATCCCCACCCCCGGCGAGCCTGCAGGGGCGCGTTTCGCCTGGCCTAGGGGGGTTTTGCTGGGGCTAGGGCTGATCCTATTTTGTACCGGACTGGGGGAGGGGGCCGTGGCTGACTGGAGCGCGGTATTCATGAAACAGAACTTGGGCTCGAGCGAAGCCCTGGCGGCCCTGGCTTTTTCAGCTTTCTCGGTGGCGATGGTGATCGGGCGGCTTGGCGGCGATGCCCTCAACCACCGCTTTGGTCCGGTAGGGTTAGCCCGAGCGGGAGGTCTCCTGGCGGCGGCAGGGTTGGGGCTGGCGGTGGGCTCGAGCGCCCCCTGGATAGCCCTGCTGGGCTTCGTATTGGTGGGATTTGGCTACTGTACGCTGTTTCCCCTGGTCTTTAGCGCGGCGGGGAATGTGCCGGGGGTGCATCCGGGGATGGCCTTGGCCTCGGTGGCGACCCTGGGGTACACCGGTTTCCTGGTGGGGCCGCCGTTGATCGGCCTGGTCGCCGAAGCCACCTCCCTCCCGGCTTCCCTGGGGATGGTCGCGGCCTTGGCTCTCCTGGTCACGGCTTTGGCCGGGCTGCTAGGTACGGCCCGCTAA
- a CDS encoding P1 family peptidase, translating into MNQTLTALEGFCVGHWTDPVGQTGCTVILGPAEGFLASASFLGPSPGNREGILLAPEKRVERVHALLFTGGSAFGLGAAEGVVRYLEERGIGYPTPAGRVPIVPAAVIFDLMAGDAKARPGPEHGYAAAREASPDPVPMGRVGAGAGAMVGKYLGYALSSPGGLGSALVEQSGVRVGALAVVNPVGDVYDLEGRVRAGPGRFREYRPVDLYGQSTTLVAVGLEVTLSKSEARMLADAAQAALARVIRPSHTPVDGDSVFVLSTTCRPATDLLLLTALVQEAVAWAIVKAVA; encoded by the coding sequence ATGAACCAAACCCTGACCGCCCTCGAGGGCTTCTGCGTAGGGCACTGGACCGACCCGGTGGGGCAAACCGGCTGTACGGTCATCCTAGGGCCAGCGGAGGGGTTTTTGGCCTCGGCTTCTTTCTTGGGGCCCTCCCCGGGCAACCGAGAAGGGATTCTGCTCGCGCCGGAGAAGCGGGTCGAGCGGGTTCACGCCCTGCTATTCACTGGGGGATCGGCCTTCGGGTTGGGGGCGGCGGAAGGAGTAGTGCGTTACCTCGAGGAGCGAGGGATCGGTTATCCCACCCCGGCAGGGCGGGTCCCCATTGTTCCGGCGGCGGTGATCTTCGACCTGATGGCTGGAGATGCAAAGGCCCGCCCTGGGCCGGAGCACGGGTACGCGGCAGCCCGGGAGGCCAGCCCCGACCCAGTGCCGATGGGCCGGGTGGGGGCTGGGGCTGGGGCCATGGTCGGCAAATACTTAGGCTACGCGCTTTCCAGTCCGGGCGGCTTAGGGAGTGCCCTGGTCGAGCAGTCGGGGGTGCGGGTAGGGGCTTTGGCGGTGGTGAACCCGGTGGGGGATGTCTACGACCTCGAGGGCCGCGTGCGGGCTGGGCCGGGGCGTTTCCGGGAGTACCGACCGGTAGACCTTTACGGGCAGAGCACTACCCTGGTGGCGGTAGGGCTCGAGGTGACCCTCTCCAAGTCGGAGGCCCGAATGCTGGCGGACGCAGCCCAGGCCGCCTTGGCTCGGGTGATCCGCCCCTCGCACACCCCGGTGGACGGGGACTCGGTGTTCGTGCTCTCCACTACCTGCCGCCCGGCCACCGACCTGCTGCTCCTCACCGCTTTGGTGCAAGAGGCAGTAGCGTGGGCTATCGTGAAGGCGGTAGCCTGA
- a CDS encoding metal-binding protein yields MPAGRIHEAINVGALGLLSASYVYEQNHLGLSEPAAFGFAVAYLIGTFLVTPDLDLAEQRVRAKGNWGVLGWLWVPYGLIFSHRGWSHTWIVGPLTRLVYMVLMGALLWFGGEALLHYLGVQLDLRGQVRLPPEQVLYSGVAGYFASQWMHLLADGIWPDAGFRRVRR; encoded by the coding sequence ATGCCTGCCGGACGGATTCACGAAGCCATCAACGTGGGAGCCTTGGGCTTGCTTTCAGCGAGCTACGTATACGAACAGAACCATCTGGGGTTAAGTGAACCTGCGGCCTTCGGCTTCGCTGTGGCTTACCTGATCGGGACCTTCTTGGTCACCCCGGATTTGGACCTGGCCGAGCAGCGGGTGCGGGCCAAGGGGAACTGGGGGGTGCTGGGCTGGCTGTGGGTTCCTTACGGGCTTATCTTCTCTCACCGGGGTTGGTCGCACACTTGGATTGTAGGACCGCTAACCCGGCTGGTCTACATGGTCCTGATGGGCGCTTTGCTGTGGTTCGGGGGGGAGGCGCTGCTCCACTACCTGGGGGTTCAGCTCGACTTGCGGGGCCAGGTGCGGCTCCCGCCGGAGCAGGTGCTTTATAGCGGGGTGGCAGGGTACTTTGCCTCCCAGTGGATGCACTTGCTCGCCGATGGAATCTGGCCGGATGCCGGGTTTCGCCGGGTGAGACGCTAG
- a CDS encoding RNA-guided endonuclease InsQ/TnpB family protein, producing the protein MLKAFAYRIYPTKPQLKDLEEHLNRTRELYNAALQERRDAYKKAGKTVTAFEQMRSLALVKEGRPEYRRIHAHVLQGVITQLDRAFQGFFRRVKAGEKAGYPRFKSKDRWNSFHFKQVWDNSRDNWFGPGKPVGSNRIRLPNIGDVRIKWHRPLAGRPKTLTIKRDGEHLSTGASRGPMALHWYAVYVCEVEPQPLPATGGEVGIDLGVNPNFLVTSDGEFVPAPHYYRKTEAKLRRQQRVVSRRKRGGGGRKKAVAALKRLHRKVRNQRKDFHHKTARKLLEANDVVYHENLSVKAMSRSRLSKSILDMGWGQFLNILYGKAAEAGRRVVSVNPAYTSQICSGCGHVQKVPIGKPYECGACGLVIHRDVNAALNILRMGQGLPLGESDEVAHARRPQKPPALAVG; encoded by the coding sequence ATGCTGAAAGCCTTCGCCTACCGCATCTACCCCACCAAGCCTCAACTGAAGGACTTGGAGGAGCACCTGAACCGCACCCGAGAGCTGTACAACGCGGCGTTGCAAGAGCGGCGGGATGCCTACAAGAAGGCGGGCAAGACGGTCACGGCGTTTGAGCAGATGCGCTCTTTGGCCCTGGTCAAAGAGGGGCGCCCCGAATACCGCCGCATCCACGCCCACGTGCTGCAAGGGGTCATCACCCAACTCGACCGGGCCTTTCAGGGTTTCTTTCGCCGGGTCAAGGCGGGCGAGAAGGCGGGTTACCCGCGCTTCAAGAGCAAAGACCGCTGGAACTCCTTCCACTTCAAGCAGGTCTGGGACAATAGCCGGGACAACTGGTTTGGCCCCGGCAAGCCGGTGGGCTCCAACCGCATCCGACTGCCCAACATCGGGGACGTGCGCATCAAATGGCATCGCCCCCTAGCCGGACGGCCCAAGACCCTCACCATCAAGCGCGATGGGGAGCACTTGAGTACCGGCGCCAGCCGGGGGCCGATGGCCCTTCACTGGTACGCGGTGTACGTCTGCGAGGTCGAGCCCCAACCCCTGCCCGCCACGGGAGGCGAGGTCGGGATAGACCTCGGGGTCAACCCCAACTTCCTCGTTACCTCGGACGGCGAGTTTGTACCTGCCCCTCACTACTACCGCAAAACTGAGGCCAAACTGAGGCGACAGCAACGCGTCGTATCCAGGCGCAAACGGGGCGGGGGCGGCAGGAAGAAAGCCGTCGCCGCCCTCAAGCGGCTGCACCGCAAGGTGCGAAACCAGCGAAAAGACTTCCACCACAAAACCGCCCGCAAACTCCTGGAGGCCAACGATGTCGTCTACCACGAGAACTTGAGCGTCAAAGCCATGTCCCGCTCCCGCCTGTCCAAGAGCATCCTGGACATGGGCTGGGGGCAGTTCTTGAACATCCTCTACGGCAAAGCGGCGGAGGCTGGCCGTAGGGTCGTCAGCGTCAATCCGGCATACACCTCTCAGATATGTAGCGGCTGCGGCCATGTCCAGAAAGTGCCTATCGGCAAGCCCTACGAATGCGGGGCTTGCGGTTTGGTCATCCACCGGGACGTAAACGCGGCGCTGAACATCCTGAGAATGGGGCAGGGCTTGCCCCTGGGCGAGAGCGATGAGGTTGCTCATGCTCGTAGACCCCAGAAGCCCCCGGCTTTAGCCGTGGGGTAA
- a CDS encoding integrase core domain-containing protein produces MQFTTVGREIWRGARQAQRLAEANASDPEVQERLRKLRLVKALRESKKSWKEIQDLVGISRATYHRWQKALKEKGLAGLKPRSRRPKHLRTKVHWTPGLLIRIETLRKENPTWGRWSIWLTLRKEGFQMSERTVGRILAYLEKHRRIESVAGYLARTQRGKLKRRVNRPYAKRKPRGYEARAPGDLVQVDTLTLTLGPGSMVKHFSAIDLHSRFVLAEVHSRATAKLSEGFLSLLLARAPFPIRAIQVDGGSEFMAEFEEACCALGIALFVLPPRSPKLNGHVERMQRTFKEEFYTRPLPTPLSELQAELDTYLDYYNRRRPHMALGGLAPLEFLAKMQEESVPQRVSNVLTDYTAWT; encoded by the coding sequence GTGCAGTTTACCACCGTTGGCCGAGAGATATGGAGAGGCGCTAGACAAGCACAGAGGCTGGCCGAGGCCAACGCAAGCGACCCAGAGGTCCAGGAACGTCTGCGCAAGCTCCGACTGGTCAAAGCCCTGCGTGAAAGTAAAAAGAGCTGGAAGGAGATCCAGGACCTGGTCGGGATCAGCCGGGCCACCTACCACCGCTGGCAAAAAGCCCTAAAAGAAAAGGGCCTGGCTGGACTCAAACCCCGCTCCCGCCGCCCTAAGCACCTGCGCACAAAGGTCCACTGGACCCCAGGGCTGCTCATTAGAATAGAAACTCTCCGCAAGGAAAACCCCACCTGGGGACGCTGGTCCATCTGGCTTACCCTCCGCAAGGAGGGTTTCCAGATGAGCGAACGCACGGTGGGGCGCATCCTGGCCTACCTGGAGAAGCACCGACGTATCGAGAGCGTGGCCGGCTACCTGGCCCGGACTCAAAGAGGGAAGCTAAAGCGAAGGGTAAACCGGCCCTACGCCAAAAGGAAGCCCCGAGGATACGAGGCCAGGGCTCCTGGGGACCTGGTCCAGGTGGACACCCTCACCCTGACCTTAGGACCGGGAAGCATGGTCAAGCACTTCTCGGCGATTGACCTCCATAGCCGGTTTGTCCTGGCGGAGGTGCACAGCCGGGCCACGGCTAAGCTTTCTGAGGGGTTCTTGTCCTTGCTTCTGGCCAGGGCCCCTTTTCCCATCCGGGCCATCCAGGTGGATGGGGGCAGCGAGTTCATGGCCGAGTTTGAGGAGGCCTGCTGTGCTCTGGGGATTGCCTTGTTTGTGCTACCGCCGAGGAGTCCTAAACTCAATGGTCACGTGGAGCGGATGCAGCGGACCTTCAAGGAGGAGTTCTACACCCGGCCTTTGCCCACCCCGCTCAGCGAGCTGCAGGCAGAGCTGGATACCTACCTGGACTACTACAACCGCCGAAGGCCTCACATGGCCCTGGGGGGTCTTGCTCCGCTGGAGTTTTTGGCTAAGATGCAAGAGGAGTCGGTTCCTCAAAGAGTCTCAAATGTGTTGACCGATTACACTGCGTGGACGTAG
- a CDS encoding TetR/AcrR family transcriptional regulator: MTPEAKVADKREAILEATIKVLQQRGLSGLKVEEVARAAEVGKGTVYLYFQDKQDLLKALVEHHALSFYRNVEQIVMQDRPFAERLREVLALRLDFASEWRGSWASVAREAHPGDPSGWLKGLRETYLRLLEVLVRSGQERGEVRRDLDPSLTAAVLDAINPQFELPRQAYLEHLMEVLVKGVGQ, from the coding sequence GTGACGCCGGAGGCCAAGGTTGCCGATAAGCGGGAAGCGATCCTGGAGGCAACCATTAAGGTCTTGCAACAACGTGGTCTCTCAGGGTTGAAGGTTGAAGAAGTTGCCCGCGCAGCCGAAGTGGGTAAGGGTACCGTTTACCTGTACTTCCAGGATAAGCAAGATCTGCTCAAAGCGCTGGTAGAGCACCACGCGCTTTCTTTTTACCGGAATGTGGAGCAGATAGTCATGCAAGACCGCCCTTTCGCCGAACGGTTGCGAGAGGTGTTGGCTCTTAGGCTCGATTTCGCCTCGGAGTGGCGGGGTTCTTGGGCCTCAGTAGCCCGGGAAGCCCACCCTGGCGATCCTTCGGGCTGGCTCAAGGGCTTGCGCGAAACCTACCTACGGCTCTTGGAAGTATTGGTACGCAGCGGTCAAGAACGCGGCGAGGTTCGCCGTGATTTAGACCCCAGCCTAACGGCAGCAGTACTTGACGCCATCAACCCGCAGTTTGAGTTACCCCGGCAGGCGTACCTCGAGCACCTTATGGAGGTGCTCGTGAAAGGAGTGGGCCAGTGA
- a CDS encoding CarD family transcriptional regulator, giving the protein MKEYRPGDKVVLPPYGVGVVASIMQRTISGNQRAYYQVEFPNTRSKAYVPVESPQSARMRPALCREEIEEILELLRNGRLSLPRQWAARHRKTSEILAEGDPYRIATLAGQLRAWELERGLPDLDRQAFRRAIHLLAEEVCQAMEVSLEEARAMFENAWGEELN; this is encoded by the coding sequence GTGAAAGAGTACCGTCCAGGCGATAAGGTGGTTCTGCCACCCTACGGGGTTGGCGTAGTGGCGAGCATCATGCAGCGCACGATCTCTGGCAATCAACGGGCCTACTATCAAGTGGAGTTTCCCAATACCCGTTCTAAAGCGTACGTACCCGTGGAATCTCCCCAGAGCGCGCGCATGCGGCCAGCCTTGTGCCGCGAAGAGATCGAAGAGATCCTCGAGCTCTTACGCAACGGACGCCTCTCTTTGCCGCGCCAGTGGGCTGCCCGGCATCGCAAAACCAGCGAGATCCTGGCCGAAGGCGATCCCTACCGCATTGCCACCTTGGCGGGGCAACTACGGGCCTGGGAGCTCGAGCGGGGCCTGCCCGACCTCGACCGCCAGGCTTTCCGCCGAGCGATCCATCTCCTCGCTGAGGAAGTCTGCCAGGCCATGGAAGTGAGCCTCGAAGAAGCCCGCGCTATGTTCGAGAACGCCTGGGGCGAGGAACTAAACTAG
- the dnaB gene encoding replicative DNA helicase produces MEGRIPPHNLEAEASVLGSVLLDSEVLDRLEGILTAESFYKEGHRKIWTCMEQLRMRGEPVDLVTLSNELATRGELDVAGGLSYLVGLSENTPTAAYAEYYARIVAEKWTLRRLIEAAGEAMKMAYEESGSLEEILDGAGRRVLEVALAGSKTEFQNMRDLVHETFEHIQQLYENQGATTGLRSGFRELDLMIGGFTPGSLNIIAARPSMGKTAFALTIAQNVALRENIGVAIFSLEMPAVQLVTRMMCSEARIDMNRLRQGQLTDRDFSRLVDVAGRIAEAPILIDDSSDMTLMELRSRARRLMSQQKLGLIVIDYLQLMSGPTSSRNGGGENRQQEIAAISRGLKGLARELSVPVIALSQLSRAVEARPNKRPMLSDLRESGSIEQDADLVMFIYRDDYYNPHSEKAGIAEIIVGKQRNGPTGTAELQFHAQHVRFNDLARDEV; encoded by the coding sequence ATGGAAGGTCGCATCCCTCCCCACAACCTAGAAGCCGAAGCCAGCGTGCTGGGTTCCGTGTTGCTCGATAGCGAGGTGCTGGATCGGCTCGAGGGCATCCTCACCGCCGAGTCTTTCTACAAGGAAGGCCACCGCAAGATCTGGACCTGCATGGAGCAGCTCCGCATGCGGGGCGAGCCGGTAGACCTGGTGACCCTCTCCAACGAACTCGCCACCCGGGGAGAACTCGATGTAGCCGGAGGCCTCTCGTATCTGGTAGGGCTCTCGGAAAATACACCCACCGCCGCCTATGCGGAGTACTACGCGCGAATCGTAGCGGAGAAGTGGACCTTGCGCCGGTTGATCGAAGCCGCAGGGGAAGCCATGAAGATGGCCTACGAGGAGTCAGGAAGCCTCGAGGAGATCCTAGACGGGGCCGGGCGAAGGGTGCTCGAGGTAGCCCTAGCAGGCAGCAAAACCGAGTTCCAAAACATGCGCGACCTGGTGCACGAAACCTTCGAGCACATCCAGCAGCTTTACGAAAACCAGGGAGCTACCACCGGGCTACGCAGCGGGTTCCGCGAACTCGACCTGATGATCGGAGGGTTCACCCCGGGGTCCTTGAACATCATCGCCGCTAGGCCCTCCATGGGAAAAACTGCTTTTGCCCTGACCATCGCACAAAACGTGGCCCTGCGCGAGAACATAGGGGTGGCGATCTTTTCCCTGGAGATGCCCGCCGTGCAGCTCGTCACCCGCATGATGTGCTCGGAGGCGCGCATCGATATGAACCGGCTGCGGCAGGGCCAGCTTACCGACCGGGACTTCTCGCGGCTGGTAGACGTAGCTGGGCGCATCGCCGAGGCCCCCATCCTCATCGACGATAGCTCCGACATGACCCTGATGGAACTAAGAAGCCGGGCGCGACGCTTGATGAGCCAGCAAAAGCTAGGGCTAATCGTGATCGACTACTTGCAGCTCATGTCTGGCCCGACCTCGAGCCGCAACGGAGGTGGAGAGAACCGCCAACAGGAGATCGCGGCGATCTCGCGTGGTCTCAAAGGACTGGCCCGCGAACTGAGCGTGCCGGTAATTGCCCTCTCCCAGCTCTCGCGGGCGGTGGAGGCAAGGCCCAACAAACGCCCCATGCTCTCTGACCTGAGGGAATCGGGATCCATCGAGCAAGACGCCGACCTGGTGATGTTTATCTACCGCGACGACTACTACAACCCCCACTCCGAGAAAGCCGGAATTGCCGAGATCATCGTAGGGAAGCAGCGCAATGGCCCCACCGGCACCGCCGAGCTACAGTTCCATGCGCAGCATGTGCGCTTCAACGACCTGGCCAGAGATGAGGTGTGA
- a CDS encoding tetratricopeptide repeat protein produces MRLVLLGIFLSFGLALAQTPPAQQLLQEAQTLAQQARASGAAPSVDSTPWKQAIERAEAATQADPQSAEAWKLLGMLYYDVKFWARAHDRFNQYLRLTGGHADPKVAKAIGETNLNLGYGAYNRGDSGQALEYFQAATNFLPGDPQPYEWMGRIYLEQGNAVQARQAYQQANQIRPTPTNTYFLARSQDVATYGRAAVRAFTAGYNAYQTGDKAAALAQFQTAVQVAPGWLEAKRWLARTQLETGQTQAALATWQQVTASPQATASDKYFLRVAQLSAQYGADAARAYFEGVQAYQAGNRPQALAHFQAATQANPQFADAWYWLGRTAYEGRNYALAVQAYSQAVALQPDNTQAKYWLEQAKKALR; encoded by the coding sequence ATGCGTCTAGTTCTACTCGGGATCTTCTTGTCGTTCGGATTGGCGCTGGCCCAGACCCCTCCGGCGCAGCAGCTTCTCCAGGAGGCCCAGACCCTGGCCCAGCAGGCTAGAGCGAGCGGGGCTGCGCCCTCGGTGGACTCAACCCCCTGGAAGCAGGCCATCGAGCGAGCCGAGGCCGCCACCCAGGCCGATCCCCAGTCGGCGGAGGCGTGGAAGCTGTTGGGAATGCTCTACTACGATGTTAAGTTCTGGGCTCGAGCCCACGACCGCTTCAACCAATACCTGCGCCTAACGGGAGGCCACGCCGACCCCAAGGTGGCCAAAGCCATCGGGGAGACCAACCTCAACCTCGGTTACGGGGCGTATAACCGGGGCGACAGTGGCCAAGCGCTCGAGTACTTCCAGGCTGCAACCAACTTTTTGCCGGGCGATCCCCAGCCCTACGAGTGGATGGGCCGCATCTACCTCGAGCAGGGCAACGCTGTCCAGGCCCGCCAGGCCTACCAGCAGGCCAACCAGATCCGGCCCACCCCTACCAACACCTATTTCCTGGCCCGCTCTCAAGATGTAGCCACCTACGGCCGGGCCGCGGTGCGGGCTTTTACTGCTGGCTATAACGCCTACCAAACCGGGGATAAAGCGGCTGCCCTGGCTCAGTTCCAGACTGCCGTCCAGGTCGCCCCCGGCTGGCTCGAGGCCAAGCGCTGGTTGGCCCGGACCCAGCTCGAGACCGGCCAAACCCAGGCTGCTTTAGCTACCTGGCAGCAGGTCACCGCCTCGCCCCAGGCTACCGCCTCTGACAAGTACTTCTTGCGGGTCGCGCAACTCTCGGCCCAGTACGGAGCTGACGCAGCTCGCGCCTACTTCGAGGGCGTGCAGGCTTACCAGGCCGGGAACCGCCCACAGGCCCTGGCCCATTTCCAGGCCGCGACCCAGGCCAACCCCCAGTTTGCCGACGCCTGGTACTGGCTGGGCCGCACTGCCTACGAAGGGAGAAACTACGCTTTGGCGGTTCAGGCCTACAGTCAAGCGGTAGCCCTCCAGCCCGACAACACTCAGGCTAAATACTGGCTCGAGCAGGCCAAAAAAGCGCTTCGGTAG
- the pheS gene encoding phenylalanine--tRNA ligase subunit alpha: MMNLDQALQEISAAPSLEALHTLKVQYLGKNGLVTQEMKTLGKLSPEERKEKGRALNEIKEKLTAALAAREAAIKEQSLQEQLEREALDVSLPGYAFPSGGLHLISQIQKELLDIFRTMGHSVVEGPEVESEFFNFDGVNMPEWHPARDMQDTFWLQPPEGFTIQGPFGESVNDLGSALLRTHTSPMQVRYMVQHTPPFKIVVPGRVFRYEQTDASHEAMFFQLEGLVVGEGITMADLKGAITELARGLFGAEGRVRFQPTFFPFVEPGAQFAMWWPERQKWLELGGAGMVHPNVFKAVDDYREKLGLPRAYEGVSGWAFGFGLERLALLRYGIPDIRYFYQQNRLSFLRQFRN, encoded by the coding sequence ATGATGAACCTAGACCAAGCACTACAGGAGATCTCCGCCGCACCAAGCCTCGAGGCCCTACACACCCTCAAGGTGCAGTACTTGGGCAAGAACGGGCTGGTGACCCAGGAGATGAAGACCTTGGGTAAGCTCTCCCCCGAGGAGCGCAAGGAGAAAGGCCGCGCCCTCAACGAGATCAAGGAGAAGCTCACCGCGGCTTTGGCGGCCCGCGAGGCGGCCATCAAAGAGCAATCGCTGCAGGAGCAGCTCGAGCGGGAGGCCCTGGACGTCTCCCTACCCGGCTACGCTTTCCCGTCGGGGGGACTGCACCTTATCAGCCAGATCCAAAAAGAGCTTCTGGACATCTTCCGCACGATGGGACACAGCGTGGTCGAGGGGCCAGAGGTAGAAAGCGAGTTCTTCAACTTCGACGGGGTGAATATGCCCGAGTGGCATCCCGCGCGCGACATGCAAGACACCTTCTGGCTGCAACCGCCGGAGGGGTTTACCATTCAAGGACCCTTTGGCGAAAGCGTCAATGACCTAGGTAGTGCTTTGTTGCGCACCCACACCTCGCCGATGCAGGTGCGCTACATGGTCCAACACACCCCGCCGTTCAAAATCGTGGTGCCGGGCCGGGTGTTCCGCTATGAGCAGACCGACGCCAGCCACGAGGCCATGTTCTTCCAGCTCGAGGGCCTGGTGGTGGGGGAGGGCATCACCATGGCCGACCTCAAAGGGGCCATCACCGAGCTGGCCCGGGGGCTTTTCGGCGCGGAGGGCAGGGTGCGCTTTCAGCCCACCTTTTTCCCTTTCGTGGAGCCTGGGGCCCAGTTCGCCATGTGGTGGCCGGAACGACAGAAGTGGCTCGAGCTGGGCGGGGCTGGCATGGTGCACCCCAACGTCTTCAAAGCCGTGGACGACTACCGCGAAAAGCTGGGTCTACCCCGCGCCTATGAGGGCGTGAGCGGCTGGGCCTTCGGGTTCGGCCTCGAGCGGCTGGCGTTGCTGCGCTACGGCATCCCCGATATCCGCTACTTCTACCAGCAGAACCGGCTATCGTTTTTGCGGCAGTTCAGAAACTAG